Proteins encoded together in one Solanum lycopersicum chromosome 7, SLM_r2.1 window:
- the LOC101246938 gene encoding nuclear pore complex protein NUP155, with protein MSGDNEIVMRDVTNAGLVVSDRIGRDVASQIDLEDALEASRYASHPYTAQPREWPPLVEVVDSWELPSVLIERYNASSGEGTALCGVFPEIRRAWASVDNTLFLWRFDKWDGHCPEYSGDEQAICVVGLAKVKPGIFVEAIQYLLILATPVELILVGVCCSASSDGTDPYAEVSLQPLPDYTIPSDGVTMTCISSTDRGHIFLAGRDGHIYELQYSTGSGWQKRCRKLCLTAGLGSVISRWVVPNVFKFGAVDPIVEMVIDNERHILYARTEEMKILMFSLGENGAGPLKKVAEERNLINQRDSYGGRQPAGSRAPRSAKTTIVSISPLSVLESKWLHLVAVLSDGRRMYLSTSSSGGTNSTAGSFGGLNHQKPNCLKVVTTRPAPPLGAGSGLPFGAVSLASRSQSEDLSLKIESAYYSAGTLVLSDSSPPTVSSLLIVNRDSSSQSSSSSLGAGARSSRPLRELVSSLPIEGRMLFVADVLPLPDTAAAVQSLYLQLEFGYDNSGESCERTSGKLWARGDLSTQHILPRRRIVIFSTMGMMEVVFNRPVDVLRRLLESNSPRSLLEDFFSRFGSGESAAMCLMLAARIIYTETLVSNVAAERAAEAFEDPRLVGVPQLEGSGAFSNTRAPAGGFSMGQVVQEAEPVFSGAHEGLCLCSSRLLLPLWELPVFITKGGITSSEAFDNVVVVCRLPGETMQILEDKIRSLEKFLRSRRNQRRGLYGCVAGLGDLTGSILIGTGSDMGAGDRSMVRNLFGSYARNVESNEGGSSNKRQRLPYSSAELAAMEVRAMECIRQLLLRCGEAIFLLQLLTQHHVTRLIQNFEANIKQALVQLTFHQLVCSEEGDRLATRLVSALMEHYTGPDGRGTVDDISGRLREGCPSYYKESDYKFYLAVESLDRAAATLDAEERENLAREAFNYLSKVPESADLRTVCKRFEDLRFYEAVVLLPLQKAQALDPAGDAFNEQIDAGIRDLALAQREQCYEIIFSALHSLKGEASKREFGSPIRPIAQSTLDQTSRKKFICQIVQLGVQSSDRIFHLKLYQTLIDLGLEDELLEYGGPDLVPFLQNSGREPTNEVRAVSAVASPTSPLAHARVPALSNQAKYFELLARYYVLKRQHVLAAHVLVRLAERRSTDAGDAPSLEQRRQYLSNAVLQAKSAHDTDGMSGSARGALDNGLLDLLEGKLAVLQFQIKIKDELEAMSSRLESSTSTSESGSGETSPNMSNILREKAKELSMELKSITQLYNDYAVPFEIWEICLEMLYFASYSGDADSSILRETWARLIDQALMRGGIAEACAVLKRVGSHVYPGDGAVLPFDTLCLHLEKAALEQVVSGAESVGDEDIPRALLAACKGAVEPVLNTYDQLLLSGAMLPTPNLRLRLLRSVLALLREWALSVFAQGMGTSVTGASLILGGTLSLGQTAVGNQGVRDKITSAANRYMTEVRRLPLPQNQTEAVYRGFRELEESLLSPFPFERF; from the exons TGGCGGTTCGATAAGTG GGATGGTCACTGTCCTGAATATAGTGGCGATGAACAAGCTATATGCGTTGTTGGCCTAGCCAAAGTCAAACCTGGAATTTTCGTGGAGGCCATCCAGTATCTTCTGATCTTGGCAACTCCTGTTGAG TTGATCCTTGTAGGTGTATGTTGTTCTGCAAGCAGTGACGGAACTGATCCATACGCTGAGGTGTCACTTCAGCCATTACCAGATTATACAATTCCATCTGATGGAGTGACCATGACATGTATAAGTTCCACAGATAGAGGTCACATTTTCCTTGCTGGCCGTGATGGCCACATTTATGAATTGCAGTACTCAACTGGTTCGGGGTGGCAGAAGCGATGCCGCAAGCTCTGTCTAACTGCAGGTCTCGGAAGTGTCATATCAAG GTGGGTGGTGCCAAATGTTTTCAAGTTTGGAGCCGTAGATCCCATTGTTGAAATGGTCATTGATAATGAGAGACACATCCTATATGCACGTACCGAAGAGATGAAAATTCTGATGTTTTCTCTTGGAGAAAATGGGGCTGGACCCCTTAAAAAAGTAGCAGAAGAGAGAAATTTGATAAATCAGAGGGATTCTTATGGTGGTAGGCAACCAGCTGGTTCAAGGGCTCCTAGATCAGCCAAAACAACCATTGTTTCCATCTCACCGTTATCTGTCTTAGAATCGAAATGGCTACATCTTGTTGCTGTGCTATCAGATGGCAGAAGAATGTATCTTTCCACGTCTTCTTCTGGTGGAACCAATAGTACTGCTGGAAGTTTCGGTGGTCTTAATCATCAAAAGCCAAACTGCTTAAAAGTTGTAACGACTAGGCCAGCTCCTCCTCTTGGGGCAGGTAGTGGGCTTCCATTTGGAGCTGTATCTCTTGCTAGTAGATCACAGAGTGAAGATCTGTCACTGAAGATAGAATCAGCCTATTATTCTGCTGGGACTCTTGTCCTTTCTGATTCATCTCCACCGACTGTTTCTTCTCTTCTTATTGTAAATCGGGATTCAAGTTCTCAATCTTCTTCAAGTAGCTTGGGAGCAGGTGCTAGGAGTTCTCGCCCACTCCGTGAATTGGTGTCATCCCTGCCCATTGAAGGAAGGATGCTTTTCGTGGCTGATGTTCTACCCCTACCAGATACAGCAGCCGCGGTGCAGTCACTTTATTTACAGCTGGAGTTCGGCTATGATAACTCAGGGGAATCCTGTGAAAGAACTTCGGGTAAACTTTGGGCTAGAGGTGATCTTTCAACCCAACATATATTACCAAGAAGGAGAATCGTCATATTCAGCACTATGGGTATGATGGAAGTAGTTTTTAACAGACCAGTCGATGTACTCAGGAGACTATTGGAATCCAATTCGCCTAGGTCATTATTAGAGGATTTCTTCAGTCGTTTTGGATCTGGAGAGTCTGCTGCCATGTGTTTAATGCTTGCTGCGAGGATAATCTATACTGAGACCTTAGTAAGTAATGTTGCTGCTGAGAGGGCAGCTGAAGCTTTTGAGGATCCAAGACTTGTTGGAGTACCACAGCTAGAAGGTAGTGGTGCATTTTCAAATACTAGAGCTCCAGCTGGAGGATTTAGCATGGGCCAGGTTGTGCAGGAAGCTGAGCCTGTTTTCTCCGGTGCTCATGAAGGTCTTTGCTTATGCTCATCAAGGTTACTTCTACCTTTGTGGGAGCTTCCTGTTTTCATCACTAAAGGAGGCATAACTTCTTCAGAAGCATTTGACAATGTAGTAGTTGTCTGCCGACTTCCTGGTGAGACCATGCAAATCCTGGAAGACAAGATACGTTCTTTAGAGAAGTTCCTGAGATCTAGGAGGAACCAGAGAAGGGGACTTTATGGTTGTGTTGCTGGCTTAGGTGACTTGACAGGCTCAATTTTGATTGGAACTGGCTCAGATATGGGGGCTGGTGACAGAAGTATGGTAAGAAATCTATTTGGATCTTATGCTCGCAATGTCGAGTCCAATGAAGGTGGATCTTCAAACAAAAGGCAACGACTTCCTTATAGTTCTGCAGAACTTGCTGCCATGGAg GTTAGAGCCATGGAGTGTATCAGGCAATTGCTCCTTAGATGTGGCGAAGCCATATTCTTGCTGCAACTTCTTACACAACATCATGTGACACGcttgattcaaaattttgaagctAATATCAAGCAGGCCCTAGTTCAGTTGACATTCCATCAACTAGTTTGTTCAGAAGAGGGAGATAGACTTGCTACGAGACTTGTATCTGCCCTCATGGAG CATTACACTGGTCCAGATGGCAGGGGAACTGTTGACGACATAAGTGGTAGACTACGAGAGGGTTGCCCAAGTTATTACAAAGAATCTGATTACAAGTTCTACTTAGCAGTTGAATCTCTTGATAGAGCTGCTGCTACATTAGATGCAGAGGAGAGAGAAAACCTTGCGAGAGAGGCATTCAACTACCTAAGCAAAGTTCCAGAGTCTGCAGATCTGCGGACTGTATGTAAACGTTTTGAAGATCTGAG ATTTTATGAAGCTGTGGTCCTATTACCTCTGCAAAAGGCACAAGCTCTTGACCCTGCTGGTGATGCTTTTAATGAGCAAATAGATGCTGGAATTCGAGATCTTGCACTTGCTCAACGTGAGCAGTGCTATGAGATTATTTTCAGCGCCTTGCATTCTTTAAAAGGTGAAGCTTCAAAGAGGGAATTTGGATCTCCTATCAGACCTATTGCTCAGTCTACTCTTGATCAAACTTCTCGGAAAAAGTTCATTTGCCAGATTGTCCAACTTGGTGTGCAATCTTCAGACAGAATTTTTCATCTGAAGCTGTATCAAACTTTAATCGATTTGGGCCTGGAAGATGAACTACTTGAATATGGTGGCCCTGATTTGGTACCTTTTCTGCAAAATTCTGGTCGTGAACCTACAAATGAG GTTCGTGCTGTCTCTGCAGTGGCATCTCCAACTTCACCATTGGCTCATGCTAGAGTACCTGCACTATCCAACCAAGCCAAATATTTTGAGCTTTTGGCTCGTTATTATGTTTTGAAGAGACAACACGTTCTTGCAGCCCATGTTTTGGTGAGGCTGGCAGAAAGGCGCTCCACTGATGCAGGGGATGCTCCTAGTTTAGAACAAAG GCGGCAATACTTGAGTAATGCTGTTTTGCAAGCAAAGAGTGCCCATGACACTGATGGTATGAGTGGTTCTGCGCGGGGTGCTCTTGACAATGGGCTGCTTGATTTGCTCGAAGGAAAGCTTGCTGTTCTTcagtttcaaattaaaattaaagatgaaCTGGAGGCTATGTCTTCCAGGTTAGAGTCATCTACAAGCACATCTGAATCTGGTTCTGGTGAAACATCACCCAATATGAGTAATATTCTTCGAGAAAAAGCGAAGGAGCTATCAATGGAATTGAAGAGCATTACACAGTTGTATAATGACTATGCTGTTCCTTTTGAGATATGGGAG ATATGCCTGGAGATGTTGTACTTCGCTAGCTACTCCGGTGATGCTGATAGCAGCATACTGCGAGAGACATGGGCTAGGCTCATTGATCAAGCTCTTATGAGGGGTGGGATTGCTGAAGCTTGTGCTGTACTGAAGAGGGTTGGTAGCCATGTGTATCCCGGAGATGGAGCTGTTTTACCATTTGATACTCTCTGTCTTCACCTTGAAAAGGCTGCACTG GAGCAAGTGGTTTCTGGTGCTGAATCTGTTGGGGATGAAGATATTCCTAGGGCTCTTTTAGCTGCTTGCAAGggtgcagtagagcctgtattAAATACTTATGACCAGCTGTTATTAAGTGGGGCAATGTTACCAACTCCGAATCTTAGATTGCGTCTCCTGCGCTCCGTACTGGCTTTACTTCGTGAATGGGCACTTTCTGTCTTCGCACAGGGAATGGGTACAAGTGTTACTGGAGCCTCTCTGATTCTTGGTGGAACTTTATCATTAGGACAGACTGCAGTTGGTAATCAAGGTGTTCGCGATAAAATAACAAGTGCAGCAAATCG ATATATGACAGAAGTGCGAAGATTACCTCTTCCACAAAATCAAACTGAAGCTGTTTATCGAGGTTTTCGTGAACTTGAAGAATCATTGTTAAGTCCATTCCCTTTTGAACGGTTTTGA